From the Hoplias malabaricus isolate fHopMal1 chromosome 6, fHopMal1.hap1, whole genome shotgun sequence genome, the window GTGTCTGACTATATTCCCATACGGCAAGTACGACTCATAAATATGTCTGGTCTGGTGTAACGTTAGAGAGATTAAAACCTCAGCTGCTGCTCGTCTCACACCACAGCTGCTCTTTCTCTGTTTGGATGTGTTTCTCAGGGCCGGACGTGGAGTCGTTCACCTCAGAGATCACCCTGCAGGTTCCCACTCAGGCTGAACTCCGGCACAAACTGGCCTCGCTCTCATCCACCTGCACCGACTCAGCCAGCCAGGACACAGAGGccggagaggaagaggaggaggacgaggaggaggaggaggatagaCAGAGGGGAGGACCCCAGCTGGTGCGGGGAGATGAGGAAACAGTGTGTGGAGAGGCTTCCCGACCACGGGGAGGACACCAGAGGCAGAGGCAGAAGCAGAGAGCCAAGGACTGTGCACAAGATGAGGCCTCGGCCACATAGAGGTCACAGAGAGGACAGGGGATGAGTTTTCTGGACTGCGTGCTATGCATCTGCTGCGTGAAAGAAGGCATGGTTAATGTGTTTTATGATACTCTGGGGTTTTTGTAGAGGTTCCGTTATGTGCCGTATTCTACCAAACCCTCACAGGTCAATGTTTCTCCTGCCACTGCTGAGTACACCCTGCTGTTTACTGCTGATATTAAAGGGACCGTATCCTGCATTTTCCTGTCTTTCGTTCAGTCACTTTGGATATTTGAGTGGTTCTGTGTATCACAACCAATTATA encodes:
- the dtnbp1b gene encoding dystrobrevin binding protein 1b isoform X4 encodes the protein MTSTAELDAQRVPEAEAGQQQVKWKDRQKFFEEAFQQDMEHYLSTGYLQIAERREPIGSMSSMEVNVDMLEQMDLMDMSDHEALDVFLNSGGEDNSVASPMLGPDVESFTSEITLQVPTQAELRHKLASLSSTCTDSASQDTEAGEEEEEDEEEEEDRQRGGPQLVRGDEETVCGEASRPRGGHQRQRQKQRAKDCAQDEASAT